The genomic stretch CGGGCGCTTCGCGACGAGCGACCTGAACGACCTGTACCGCCGCCTGATCAACCGCAACAACCGCCTGAAGAAGCTGATCAACCAGGGCGCGCCCGACATGATCATCCGCAACGAGAAGCGCATGCTTCAGGAAGCGGTGGACGCCCTGATCGACAACGGCCGCCGCGGCAGCCCGGTCACCAACCCCGGCTCCGACCGCAGCCTGCGCTCGCTGACCGACCTGCTGGGCGGCAAGCAGGGCCGCTTCCGGCAGAACCTGCTCGGTAAGCGCGTGGACTACTCCGGCCGCTCGGTGATCGTGGTCGGCCCGCAGCTCAAGCTCCACCAGTGCGGGGTGCCCAAGCGCATGGCGCTGGAACTCTTCAAGCCGTTCCTGTTCAAGGTGCTCGAAGAGAAGGGCGAGGTCACGAACATCAAGCAGGCCCGCAAGATGCTCGAACGCTACCGCGACACCCGCGATACCGTGTGGGACGCGCTGGAAGAGGTCATCGAGGACAAGGTCGTGCTGCTCAACCGCGCGCCCACCCTGCACCGCCTGGGCATCCAGGCCTTCGAGCCGGTGCTCGTGGAAGGCCAGTCCATCCAGCTGCACCCGCTGGTGTGTGAGGCCTTCAACGCCGACTTCGACGGCGACCAGATGGCGATCCACGTCCCGCTGAGCGCGCAGGCACAGGCGGAAGCCCGCATCCAGATGCTGGCCTCGCACAACCTGCTGTCGCCGGCCAACGGCGAGCCGAACGTCAAGCCCAGCCGCGACATCATCCTGGGGATCTTCACGCTGACGCTGCTGCGCAAGGACAACCTGGGTGCAGGAAGCGCCTTCACCAGCGAGCAGGACGTCCTGAGCGCGCTGGACGCCGGCGACATCGCGCTGAACAGCGCGGTCACGCTGAACGGCAAGGAGATCACCCCGGGCCTGCTGAAGTACATCTTCTCGAACCCCGACGAGGCGATCATGGCCGTCGAGCGCGGCGAGATCGACTACCAGGATCACGTCCGTATCCGCCTGAACGGCACCACCTACGACACCAGCGCCGGGCGCGTCATGTTCCGCCGTCTGGTCATGGAGGCGCTGGGCACCCAGGCGCACCTGGTCGACACCCTGGTCAACCTGGAGACCGCGTACGAGAAGGACGCCCTCAAGGACATGGTCATGGCGTGCTTCAAGCACCTCGGGATTGAGGCGACCGCCGGGCTGCTCGACGCGCTGAAGGACTCGGGCTTCAAGCTCAGCACGTCCTCGGGCATCACGATCGGCATCGACGACATCGTGATTCCGCCCAGCAAGCCCGAGATCCTGGCCAGCGCCAACGCGCAGGTCGCGGAGATCGAGCAGAACTACGAGTTCGGCTTCATGACCGAAGAAGAGCGCTACAAGCAGGTCGTGCAGCTGTGGAACGACACCAAGGACGAAGTCAAGAACGCCATGTTCAAGAACTTCGAGGTGAACTACCCGTTCAACCCGCTGTGGATCATGAGCCAGTCGGGGGCGCGCGGGAACGCCCAGCAGATCACGCAGCTCGCCGGGATGCGCGGCCTGATGGCCCGCCCCGACGGTTCTACGATCGAGGTGCCGATCCTGGCGTCCTTCCGCGAGGGCCTGACGGTGCTGGAGTACTTCATCAGCACGCACGGTGCGCGTAAGGGTGGCGCGGACACGGCGCTGCGTACCGCCGACTCGGGCTACCTGACCCGCAAGCTGGTGGACGTGGCCCACGAAGTCGTCGTACGCGACGTGGACTGCGGCACCACCGACTACAGCACGATCAGCCTGGGGGCCAACGACGACCGCACCGGCGAGTGGCGCAGCCGCAAGGCCAGCGAGATCGAGACCTCGATCTACGGCCGCACGCTGACGGCCGACGTGCAGCTCTCCAGCGGCCACACCATCCGCGAGGGCGAGATGCTGTCCCTGGAAGACGTCAAGGCGATCACCAAGGACGCCAAGGCGCTCCAGGAGATCTTCGTCCGCACCCCGCTGAACTGCCGTGTCAAGAGCGGCGTGTGCCAGAAGTGCTACGGCTACGACCTGTCGCAGGCCAAGCCCGTCAGCATGGGTGAAGCGGTCGGCGTCGTCGCCGCCGAGTCCATCGGCGAGCCCGGCACGCAGCTGACCATGCGTACGTTCCACACCGGCGGTGTGGCCGGCAGCGGCGACATCACCATGGGTCTGCCCCGCGTGATCGAGCTGTTCGAGGCCCGCAAGCCCAAGGTGCCGGCCCTGATTGCCGACACCACCGGCACGCTGCACATCACCGAGGAAGAGGAACGCTACCTGATCAAGGTGGAGGCCGACGACACCCAGTACAGCGGCAAGCTGCACAAGGTCTCGCGTGCCACGCGCCTCGCCCCGGACATCCGCGACGGCGTCCGTGTGGAAGCCGGGCAGCAGCTCACACGCGGCGCCGTGAACCCCCACGACCTGCTGGAGCACAAGGACAACGAGTCGGCCCAGAAGTACCTGGTCGATGAAGTGCAGCGCGTGTACCGCAGCCAGGGCGTGAAGGTGCACGACAAGCACATCGAGGTCATCATCCGCCAGATGCTGCGCTACGTGGAGATCGTGGACGGCGGCGACACCGACCTGCTCGAGGGCCAGACCGTCGAGCGCTGGGAAGTCGACGCGGCCAACAGCGCCCTGGCCGAGGGCAGCACCCCGAGCAGCTGGAAGCCGGTGCTGCTGGGCATCACCAAGAGCAGCCTGACCACCAAGTCGTGGCTGTCGGCGGCGAGCTTCCAGCACACCACGCACGTGCTGACGGAAGCCTCCATGAAGGGCCAGGTCGACGACCTGATCGGCCTGAAGGAGAACGTCATCCTCGGGAAGCTGATTCCTGCCGGCACCGGCCTGCAGACCGTCCGCGACATGCAGGTCGCCGATGACCGCACGCTGGAGAAGTACGGCGAGGGCAACACCTCGACGGACTCGGTCACGGGCGACCGTTCCTACGACGACACCCGCCCCGGTGTGGTCAACGAGAACGTGACGTACACGAATTGAGCGGACAGCTGATGGCCGAAGGCTGAAGGCCAGCAGCACACACGAAGGCCCCCACCTGGGAACGGGTGGGGGTTTTCGTGTCTTCAGTGGGTATGTCCTACGGCACCTTCTCCTCTGCATACATCCCTGCGTAGTGCTGCCCCAGGCCCACCAGAAACTGCATCTCCTCCTTGGTGGTGCGGGCGCTCAGGCGCATTTCGTAACTGAGGGTCAGGGCGGCAAAGGCCAGCGAGCCGGAGCCGAGGATGGCGAGCAGGATCGGGGCCAGGCCGAAGTCGAGTTTCGCCAGGCTGGCCGCGCCGATCATGATGCTGGTCAGGACGAGCAGGGCCACGGCGACGTACATGGCGGTCATGGCACGGGTCAGGAGCTGGCTGCGGCGGGCCAGGCGCGGCAGCTGGCGCATGATCATCTGCTTTTCCTCGCGGGCCAGCGGCTCGGTGCGGCCCTGCTCGCTGACGAGCACCTTGAACCGCGCCGTGAGCTGGCGCACGCGGTCGGTCGCGCGGCCGACGCGGGTGCTGGTGCTCATGAGCAGGGTGCCGGCCCCGCTGATCAGGACGGCGGGAGTGATCATGCTGGTGAGCACCTGAAGGCTGCTGTCGACCATGCCCCCGATTGTATGAGGGCGGTGCGGCACATCCTGGCCGCCGGATGTGAATCCGGTGTCTGAGCCGTGAAGGACGCGACGGGCCCTTCGAACAATCTTCGTCATTCCTGCACCTGCCGCAGGTCGACGGCCGGCATCCTGGGAGCCACACCGGTGTCGCATACACCGGCGACGGCGCACCGGGAACCGCGCCCACAAGGACACTGACCATGAACCGACTGTTCCGAACCGCCGTACTCGCCCTGACCCTGACCCTCTTCCCGGCCGTGGCCGCCGCGCCGCAGGTGACGGCGGTGGATGGCCGCGGAACTGGGTATGTGGCGCTGCCCACCGAGAGCGGCTGGCTGGCCCTGGTCGTGCCCCTGACCGCCCTGGGGGGCGTGGTGCCGGACGATCTGAGCATCAGCGTGAGTGGCCTGCCCGCCACCACCACGATCACGCTGGACGACGTGACGATCAGCGGGGAGAACGTCCTGCTGCACGTGACCGTGAGCCGCTCGGATCTGAGCACCGGCGTGAACAGCCTCGCGGTGCTGTCGCTGCGCTCGGGGGGCGAGGTGCTGACCAAGGTCTCGATCCCCGTGACCGGCCTCGCCTCCGCGCCGTGAGCGTCAGCGCGTGCGGGTGACCTTGCTCAGCCCCGGCGGCGCGTCGGGATTCAGGCCGCGGTGGCGGGCCAGATGGGCGGCAAACAGGTAGAAGGCCAGGGCGCTGGGTATGGTGTCGGTCACGGCGTGGCCGGTGCCGGGGGTCACCAGCGTGCTGTCTGGAGCGGGGCCGATCGACCGCAGGTCGGCATGGCCGGCGATCAGGTCGGCGTAGGCAGCCTCCGTGGCCGTTGCGGCCGCGTCGGCGGGCGCGAAGCCCAGCAGCGGCAGGCCCTCGGCGAGCAGGCGGCGCGGGCCGTGGGCGAATTCGGCAGCGGAATACGCCTCGGCGTGGATGCCGCTGGTCTCCTTGAGTTTCAGCGCGGCCTCCTGCGCCACGCCGTAGTGCAGGCCACGGGCGAGCACCAGCAGGTTCTCCGCGAACCGGTAGCGCTCGGCCAGGGTGCTGGCGTGTTCCTCCAGGGCCAGCGTGCGCTCCAGTACGGTCGGCAGGCCCTCCAACGCCGTGTGCAGCGCACTGTCGCCGGTCAGGGTGGCGACCACCGGCAGAAGAGCGTACAGGCTGGCAAGGTAGCTCTTGGTGGCGGCCACAGCGCGTTCCTCGCCGCAGCGCAGCGGCAGCACGAACTCCGCGGCCTGCGCGAGATCGCTGTCCTCGACGTTCACCAGCGCGGCGGTCAGGGCGCCGCTCTCACGGGCGGCGCGGACGTTCTCGACGACGTCCGGGCTGGCCCCGCTCTGTGATACGGCGATCACCAGGGCGCCGCGCAGGTCGAGCCGGGTACCGTACAGCGTCAGGACGCTGGGGCCGAGGCAGGCGACGGGCAGGCGCAGTTCGGTCTCCAGCGCGTACTTGAGCACGGTGCAGGCGTGATCGCTGCTGCCACGGGCCACCGTGACCGCGTACGCGGGGCGGCGCTCTCGGATGGCGTGCGCCAGCGCGGCCACGACCTCCCGGTTCTCGCGCCGTTGCCGCGCGATGACCTGCGGGGCCTCGCGGGCTTCCCGGAGCATCACGGAATCGGCGGCCGTCATGCGCCCACTCCCGGTACGGGCACCCCGGCCACGTAGACGGCCTGCACCTCCAGCGCCGGCGACAGCACCACCACATCGGCCCGCTGCCCGGCGCTCAACGTGCCCCGGTCGTTCAGGTTCAGGGACGCGGCGGGCACGGCGCTGGCCATCCGGCTCGCCTCGGGGAGCGGTACGCCGGACTGCACCGCATGCCGCAGCGCCGCGTCCATGGTGAGCAGGCTGCCTGCCAGCGATCCACCCTCCAGGCGGGCCTCGCCGCCGCGCACGACCACCCGCTGGCCGCCGAGTTCACTGTCGCCGTCGCCCAGGCCAGCCGCCCGCATGGCGTCCGTGACCAGCGTGACGCGCCCCGGCGCGGCGGCGCGGGCCAGCAGGAACGACGTGGGATGCACGTGCAGCAGGTCAAGGATGACCTCATGGAAGGCGTGCGGGTCGGCCAGCAGGGCACCGGGCACGCCGGGATCGCGGCCCTCGATGCCGCCCATGGCGTTGTACAGGTGTGTGGAGCACGTGCGGATGCCCTGCGCGTGCAGGGCGTTCAGGAAGGCGGTGACGGTTGCGGCGTCGGCGCGGGTGTGTCCCACGCCGATGCGGATGCCAGCGGCCCCCATCGCCAGCGCGGCCTCCAGGGCCCCCGGCAGCTCCGGGGCGATGGTCACGGCACGGACGACCCCGCCCTCCAGCACCTGGGCCACCCGTTCCGACGTGGGCAGCACCGTGTTCGGCGGCTGTGCCCCCAGGCGGCCGGGGCTGATGAACGGCCCTTCGAGGTGCGCGCCGGGAATATCCGGGCCGTCATCCATGCCACTGCGCATGACGTCCCGCACAGCATCCAGGGCATGCAGGACACGCTCCCAGGGGTTGGTGATGGTCGTGGGCAGCAGCGTGGTCGTGCCGTGCCGGGCGTGGAAGCGGGCGAGCTGCCGCACGCCATCCGGGCCGTCCATGGTGTCCGCGCCGTGACCGCCGTGGACGTGCGCGTCGACGAATCCCGGCACGATCAGCGTGTCCGGGGCGTCCGGCTGCGGCGTGATGCTGGTGATGGTGTCCGTGAAGTCGATCCGGCCGGGAATCAGCTGCTCTCCGATCACGAGCTGGCCGGTCAGGGTGGTGGGCGTGGGTGCAGACATGCGGAACCTCGTCAGGGGGCGGCGGCCGGACAGTCACCGCCCAGCGTAGTGCAGCGCGCACGGTCACGCGGCGTCCGGTGGTGCCGATCACCGGCCCGGAGCGCTCCGGGCCGCTCTGGTAGGCTGCGCCCCATGTGGGCTTCAGACCGTGCCAGTGCCGTGCCGGGCAGCGTGTTCTCGCTGATGGATCAGGCCATGGGCCGCGCCCGCGCCGCCGGCCTCCCCGTCATCGACCTGAGCATCGGCAGCAGCGACCTGCACCCGCCTGCGGCCGTGCTGGATGTCCTGCGGGACGCGACGCGGGATCCGGCCACGTACCGCTACCCCATGGTGAGCGACACCCGGCCCCTGCGGATGGCAGCGGCCGACTATCTGCACCGCCGTTTCGGGGTGCAGGTGAACGCCGACGGCGAGGTCGTGCCGCTGATCGGAGCACAGGAAGGGCTGGCGCACCTGCTGCTGGCCGTGACCGATCCCGGCGACACGCTGCTGCTGCCGGATCCGTGTTACCCGCCCTATCTGGGGGCGGCGGCCGTGGCGGGGCTGAACGTGGTCACGTTGCCGCTGCACGTGGAACGCGGGTTCCTGCCGGATCTGGACGCCGTGCCGGCGGGCGTGCGGCCCCGCGTGCTGCTGCTGAACTATCCGAACAACCCGACGTCGGCCGTGGCGGATCTGGCCTTCTTCGAGCGCGCTGCCGGGTGGTGCCGGGCCCGGGGCACCCTGCTGGTACACGACAACCCCTATGCCGAGCTGACCTTCGGCACCTACCGTGCTCCCAGTGCCCTGCAGGCCGGGGTGGACGGTGTGGTGGAACTGCACTCGCTGAGCAAGACCCACCACATGGGCGGCTTCCGCGTGGGCTTCGCGGCGGGTGACGCGGGGGCACTGGCCGCCCTGGCCCGCGTGAAGGGTGCCGTGGACTTCCATCCGTACCTGGGCATCCAGCGGGCGGCGGCGCTCGCGCTCGGACTGCCGGAGGACGTGGGCCGGGAGGGCGCGGCGACCTTCGAGGCGCGGCGGGACGCCCTGGTGCCGGCCCTGCAACGCCTGGACTGGGACGTGACGCTGCCGCAGGCGAGCATGTTCGTGTGGGCACGGGTGCCGGGCCTGACGGACTCGGTGGCCTTTGCCGTGCAGCTGGCCGCGCAGACCGGTGTGGCCGTCAGTCCGGGCCGGGCCTTCGGCGTGCAGGGGGAGGGCTTCGTGCGCCTCGCCCTGGTGCAGCCGCCCGCTGCCCTGGAACGGGCCGCGCGGGCCCTGTCCGGGGCGGCCATCCCGTCGGGCAGCGCTCCGCTGGCCCGCTGACGCCACAGCCAGCGGCGGCGGTGGGGTTCGCCCCCCCCGACACGGACGCGGCCACGACACCTCAACCCCACCTGGAGCACGTTTGACGGTCCGAAGTCCTCTATCATCAGGCAGCCGTATGCCTTCTTCGTCCTTTCCTCACGAGTCGATGCGCGTCCTGCTGGTCGAGGACAACCAGGACGACGCCTACCTGACCCAGGAGGCGTTCCTGTCCCTGGATCCCACTCCAGAATTCACGGTGTGCTCCGACGGCGTGGAGGCCATGGAGTACCTGCACCGTCGGCTCGACCACGGCGAGTCCCTGCCGGATATCGTCCTGATGGATCTGAACATGCCCCGCATGGACGGTTTCGGGCTGCTCGAGCACCTCAAGCAGGACACGGCGCTGCGGCGCCTGCCGGTGCTGGTGTTCAGCACCAGCAATTCCCGTGACGACATCCGCCGCGCGTACGACAAGTACGCCAACTCGTACATCTGCAAGCCCCGGCTGTTCAGCGAGTACGAGGACGTGGTGCAGGCTGTCCGCAGCTTCTGGATGCAGACCGCCAGCCTGCCCAGCTGAGCGCTCGCAGCGCCTACACTGCCGGGATGCACAGCGCTGGGCGGGAACGGGCAGCGTGGCGAAACGCGCTCGCGAACATCATCGACAACACCGACACGCGGGCCGGACGGCTCTTCGACGTGCTGCTGATCGCGGCCATCGTGCTGAGCGTGGTGGCCGTCATGCTCGACAGTGTCGGCGTGTACCAGGCCCGGTACGGCGCCACCCTGCGCGGCCTGGAATGGATCCTGACCGTGCTGTTTACCGTGGAGTACGTGCTGCGGCTGGTGGCGGCGCGCTCGGCCCGGCAGTATGCGCTCAGCTTCTTCGGAGTGGTGGACATCCTGTCCATCCTGCCGGCCTATGTGGCGCTGCTGGTGCCCGGAGCGCAGTTCCTGCTGATCATCCGAGTGCTGAGGCTGCTGCGGATCTTCCGGATCTTCAAACTGGCCCGCTACCTGTCGGAGGCGAGCGTGCTCACGACTGCGCTGCGGGCGAGTCTGGCGAAGATCACGGTGTTCCTGGCAGTGGTGCTCACCCTGGTCGTGGTGATCGGCACCCTGATGTACGTGGTCGAGGGACCGCAGTACGGCTTTACCAGCATCCCGACCAGCATCTACTGGGCGGTGGTCACCCTGACCACGGTCGGCTACGGGGATATCGCGCCCAAGACCCCGGTGGGCAAGACCCTGGCCTCGGTCGCGATGATCCTGGGGTACGGCATCATCGCCGTGCCGACGGGCATCGTCACCGTCGGGCTGGCGCAGGCTCAGGCCAGCCGGCGCAGCGACCGCCTGTGCCCGCGCTGCGGCCTGGAGCGCCATGAGCCCGATGCCCGCTACTGCCGGCGCTGCGGCCAGAACCTGCCGGAGTCAGGATCCGGGGCGATCCCGGAGCTCCCGTGATCCGGAGCGCCGCGCCGGGTGGGCGGCCGCAGCCGAGTCCAGGGCGTCGCGCTGTGCCTGGTCGTCCGTCCGTCGCTCCTCGGCACTGGGAGGCGACGCCGCCAGCAGGGCGAGCAGCAGCACGGTCACGCCCAGAGACACCAGCAACACGAAGACGATCAACATAGAACCTCGGAACGACGGGAGGGCGGCGCGGTGAGGCGTCAGCATACGCGTCATGACCGCCGGACACCGCGTGGAAATCACACGGGAGCCAGAGCGGGTCTTGGGGCTTCTCACATGAACCGGGGCGCGTGATTGCCGGCCGCCGGTCTGACCGCAGTATGCTCAGCCGCATGTCGGCAGATGTGCTGGAGCGGTTGCGTGGCGGACTGGTGGTGTCGTGTCAGGCGGATCCGGGCAGTCCGCTGCGCGATCCGTTCATCATCGGGCGGCTGGCGCTGGCGGCCGTCATGGGCGGCGCCCGCGGCGTCCGGATCCAGGGCTTCGACAACGTCGGCGCCGTGCGGGCGGTGACGGACGTCCCGATCATCGGTCTGACGAAGACTGACCGCGACGACACGGACGTGTACATCACCCCGACCGCTGCCGAGGCGGTGCGGCTGGCCGAACTCGGGGCGCAGATCGTCGCCCTGGACGGCACCGACCGCCCCCGGCCGGAGCCGCTGGCGGCGATGTTCGCTGCGGTTCACGGCGCGGGTGCCCTGGTCATGGCCGACATCAGCACCGTGGACGAGGCGCGGCTGGCCCTGGCGGCCGGCGCAGACATCGTGGGCACCACCCTGAGTGGATACACCCCGCACAGCCGCCCCGGCCCCGAGGCGGACTGGATGCTGCTGGACGAGCTGCGCCACGCCGGCCTGCCCTTCGCCGCCGAGGGCCGACTGAACGCACCGGACGACGCAGCCCGTGCCATGTCGGCGGGCGCGGCGTTCGTGGTCGTGGGCAGCGCGATCACCCGGCCGGATGTGATCACCGGGTGGTTCACCCGCGCGCTGCAGGACGCGCTCCCGGAATGATGGGCTGGCCGGTCACGGACTGACGTGGGCGGCAGCGAGATCAAGGTCGGTCGGCCCGGCCATGGGGCCCGGTGTGGGCGTCCGCAGGGGCCGCATCCACTCGACGATCCAGCGGGCCACCTGGTCGCTGCGGGCGGCGACGATATCGAGGTGTGACGCTCCGGGCAGGGTGCGGACGGTCACCGCTCCGCGCGTCTTCTTCCCATATGCCACGAAGTCCGCTGCCTGCGTGACCCCCCTCTGGGCCGCGATCCCCAGTACCGGCAGCGTCAGGGCGGAGGTATGCCACACGTGCAGGGTCTGTTCGAACGGCGTGCCCACGGTACCGGTGCGGGCGGCGGCCACGTCCAGGGTCAGGCGGTTCGGGAAGTACCACTCGGTGTAGTCCGCGAGCGGCGTCCAGTAGCGGTTCACGAAGTCCTGGCCGTCGGTGGGGGCGGCCGGGTCATCCTGCCACCCGACCGGGCGCGAGGTGTCCTGTGGCCCGACCAGCCAGTGGCTGTCGCGCCCGCCCAGAGCCAGGGCCAGGAAGCTGGGGGCCTCGATGGCGTTGGTGGGCTGTCCGGTCTGCACCGTCATGAACGGCAGCAGGGCATAACGGCTCTCCAGCTGCAGGAGACACGCGGCGAGGTTGGTGGCAGGCACCGCGCTCAGGCCACGCTCCGGGGCCAGGGCGTCCGGGGCGGCGGCGGCCAGCCGGGCCTGCGCCGCCGCCTGACTGGCGAGCCTGGGGCCGAAGACCAGCGTGTTCACATAGGGCTGCCGGTCGAGCTGTCGGAGACCCGGCAGCACACCCAGCGCATTCAGGCCGCCCTGGTCGTACTGGTCGGTGTTGATCTCGCGGTCGGCCAGCGTGCCGGGCAGGCCGTCGAGCATGACCAGCCCGCGCACGTCGTCGGCCCCGGCCCGGCCGCCGAAGTCATAGGCGGCGTACAGTCCGGTCAGGCCGGCCCCCAGCGAGTGCCCGCCCAGGAAGACGTCGGGAGTCACGCGGCGGGCCTCCTGCACGGCCGCCCGCCAGTCGCGCAGCGTGACGTCCAGCCCCCAGTCGCGCATGAAGGCCACGCGGCCCGGCGGCACCACGGGCAGACCGTCCTGCACGATCCGGGTCAGGGTGGCCGTGTCCGCGCCCGCCAGCTGCGCCTGCGGCTCGAGGGTATTGCTGCGCCGGTCGACCGCCCACACCGCCACGCCCGGATCCCGCGCCACGATCTGCCGCGCCAGCCGGTCGAAGCTGCCCGCGCCACCCAGGTAGCCGGGCATGAGCAGCAGGATCGCCCGTGGCCGGCTCGGGCCGTACCGCACCGTGATGCTGGCGTTGTACTGGGCGGGCGTGCCGGGCACGGTCACGCCCGCCCGCTGCACACGGACGGCGGGAATGCGGGTCAGCGGCGGGTCAGCGGCGGCCTGCGCCGCGCCCAGCGCCAGCATGAGCGCGGCCCCGCCGCACGCCAGCCGGCGGAGGACAGACGAGGGACACACGGCAGCCATACCTCATGCTGACGCGCCCCGGAACCGCCGTGATGGGCCGGTCAAGAGCATTTCTTGGAAGATCGGGCGTCCCCGCGCTCACAGCGGTGTTCAGATCCGCCCAGGGGCGGAACTGATGCCCCAGGGCTCCACTGTCAACCGCTGTCGTCTCAGGGACTCGCTCCGCTCGTTTCAGAAGGAATGAGGGTACCCTCATTCCCTCCGAACTCTGCTGTCAGTGCCCGGAGTCGTCGTCGCGGCGTCCGTACTTGTCATCCAGATAACGGCCGTGCGCCTGCAGGTCTCGGGCCTGCTGGGCGGTCCGGCCCCGCACGATGGCCGTCATGCGCGTCTCGATCAGCGCGAGCTGGCGCGCGAATTCCCGCTGGCTGTCCGGCGTCGCGGGCGCGGCCCGGTAGGCACCGAGCAGGGCCGGCAGATCTTCGCGCGCCGCCTGCCGGGCGTCGAAGGTATCGCGGCCCAGGGTCTGGTCACCGTCGCAGACCCGCAGCGCCTGGGCTGTGGCGGCCAGCGTCCGGCGGTACACGGCGCGATCCGGGGCCGGCAGGGCGCGGGCATGGCGGTGCAGCGTGGTCAGTACCGGCAGTTCCGTCGGCCCGGAGACGGCGCCCAGGGAGTCGTCCGGCCGCAGCAGCGTCCGTGCCCGGCGGGCGAGCCACGTTGTACCTGCCACGCCCAGCAGCAGCACGAGGCCCAGCACCCACCCGGCCGAGTCGCTGCCCGACGCCAGCCCGATCCCCAGGAAGACCGTGCAGAGGGTCAGGATGGACAGCCCCAGCAGCCCGATCACGGTGAGCACGCCCAGCCCCGCCGCCCGCCGCACGCGGCTCCCGGCGCGGCGCAGGGCCAGTGCCGGGGGCACGGCGCCGATCCCCCAGCCGTCCGGGTGCAGCGGCCCACGCCCCGCAGGACGGATCAGGAACCGCGCCACACGGGTGCCGGTGCGGGCCACGGTGAGCAGGGTGGTGACGGACGGAGCCATACTCCAGGGTACGCGGCGGGGCGGCCGGGCGTTCCGATCCAGACCACCATCTGCACCTCGGCACCTGCGCTACGGCAGGGCGGGGCGGGGCAGCGTGCCCAGAGCCAGGGTGCGTTCCAGGCGCAGCGTGTGGTGCTCAAGGCCGTTTCGCTCGTCGAAACGACGGGCAAGGTCCGCAGCCTGGGCCGCGTGGTAGGCGTGACGCCCGCGCACGTCGTAACGGCCGTCCGGCCGGTGACCGGGCACGTCCTGTGGCACGGCCAGCGTGGTCTGCGTGTGGCCGGCGCGCTCCAGCTCCTGGAACAGC from Deinococcus sp. AB2017081 encodes the following:
- a CDS encoding response regulator produces the protein MRVLLVEDNQDDAYLTQEAFLSLDPTPEFTVCSDGVEAMEYLHRRLDHGESLPDIVLMDLNMPRMDGFGLLEHLKQDTALRRLPVLVFSTSNSRDDIRRAYDKYANSYICKPRLFSEYEDVVQAVRSFWMQTASLPS
- a CDS encoding ion transporter codes for the protein MHSAGRERAAWRNALANIIDNTDTRAGRLFDVLLIAAIVLSVVAVMLDSVGVYQARYGATLRGLEWILTVLFTVEYVLRLVAARSARQYALSFFGVVDILSILPAYVALLVPGAQFLLIIRVLRLLRIFRIFKLARYLSEASVLTTALRASLAKITVFLAVVLTLVVVIGTLMYVVEGPQYGFTSIPTSIYWAVVTLTTVGYGDIAPKTPVGKTLASVAMILGYGIIAVPTGIVTVGLAQAQASRRSDRLCPRCGLERHEPDARYCRRCGQNLPESGSGAIPELP
- a CDS encoding N-acetylmannosamine-6-phosphate 2-epimerase, whose product is MSADVLERLRGGLVVSCQADPGSPLRDPFIIGRLALAAVMGGARGVRIQGFDNVGAVRAVTDVPIIGLTKTDRDDTDVYITPTAAEAVRLAELGAQIVALDGTDRPRPEPLAAMFAAVHGAGALVMADISTVDEARLALAAGADIVGTTLSGYTPHSRPGPEADWMLLDELRHAGLPFAAEGRLNAPDDAARAMSAGAAFVVVGSAITRPDVITGWFTRALQDALPE
- a CDS encoding alpha/beta hydrolase — translated: MAAVCPSSVLRRLACGGAALMLALGAAQAAADPPLTRIPAVRVQRAGVTVPGTPAQYNASITVRYGPSRPRAILLLMPGYLGGAGSFDRLARQIVARDPGVAVWAVDRRSNTLEPQAQLAGADTATLTRIVQDGLPVVPPGRVAFMRDWGLDVTLRDWRAAVQEARRVTPDVFLGGHSLGAGLTGLYAAYDFGGRAGADDVRGLVMLDGLPGTLADREINTDQYDQGGLNALGVLPGLRQLDRQPYVNTLVFGPRLASQAAAQARLAAAAPDALAPERGLSAVPATNLAACLLQLESRYALLPFMTVQTGQPTNAIEAPSFLALALGGRDSHWLVGPQDTSRPVGWQDDPAAPTDGQDFVNRYWTPLADYTEWYFPNRLTLDVAAARTGTVGTPFEQTLHVWHTSALTLPVLGIAAQRGVTQAADFVAYGKKTRGAVTVRTLPGASHLDIVAARSDQVARWIVEWMRPLRTPTPGPMAGPTDLDLAAAHVSP